A single window of Zea mays cultivar B73 chromosome 10, Zm-B73-REFERENCE-NAM-5.0, whole genome shotgun sequence DNA harbors:
- the LOC103642586 gene encoding IQ domain-containing protein IQM6 isoform X2, translating to MFEFGRLSLSQVGKGLLKDENAQKLALQHWLEAIDPRHWYGHNLHCYYNCWLHSESKQPFFYWPHLKKSYISLRKNSKLKERKLLGSRKSCKHNYKLNRPHLKKTKVCCARPKRK from the exons ATGTTCGAATTTGgacgcctctctctctctcaggtTGGAAAGGGGTTGCTGAAGGACGAGAATGCTCAGAAGCTTGCGTTGCAGCACTGGCTGGAAGCG ATTGACCCACGGCACTGGTACGGCCACAACCTTCACTGCTACTACAACTGCTGGCTCCACTCCGAAAGCAAGCAACCTTTCTTCTACTG GCCGCACTTGAAGAAATCTTATATCAGTTTGAGGAAAAACTCCAAGCTGAAAGAGAGGAAGCTGCTAGGAAGCAGGAAGAGTtgcaagcacaactacaagctcaaCAGGCCGCACTTGAAGAAAACCAAAGTTTGCTGCGCCAGGCCCAAGAGGAAGTGA
- the LOC103642586 gene encoding uncharacterized protein isoform X1 → MLRSLRCSTGWKRLTHGTGTATTFTATTTAGSTPKASNLSSTANSEIGHLISEMSSHVHNICAVLNEAALEEILYQFEEKLQAEREEAARKQEELQAQLQAQQAALEENQSLLRQAQEEVKGMHTKFEETNALL, encoded by the exons ATGCTCAGAAGCTTGCGTTGCAGCACTGGCTGGAAGCG ATTGACCCACGGCACTGGTACGGCCACAACCTTCACTGCTACTACAACTGCTGGCTCCACTCCGAAAGCAAGCAACCTTTCTTCTACTG CTAATTCTGAGATTGGCCATCTGATTTCTGAGATGAGCTCCCATGTTCATAATATTTGCGCTGTGCTAAATGAG GCCGCACTTGAAGAAATCTTATATCAGTTTGAGGAAAAACTCCAAGCTGAAAGAGAGGAAGCTGCTAGGAAGCAGGAAGAGTtgcaagcacaactacaagctcaaCAGGCCGCACTTGAAGAAAACCAAAGTTTGCTGCGCCAGGCCCAAGAGGAAGTGAAGGGGATGCATACCAAGTTTGAAGAGACCAATGCACTGCTATGA
- the LOC103641331 gene encoding vascular-related unknown protein 1 isoform X2, producing the protein MDMEEDPAGGEDLSSTAASGHSCSGDDGEESGWTSYIDYFMETQQRRRRKQGDVSRAAAGDGPSTDDDAGRRRSSTAECSSGAGVGASSSCLAPPVLVDPPVVVVSRRLSLREGWRRKKVLHDESLEDTATSPISSPKRKNSTGGDVNNGANTRTDTAAVKEDSAAYSNDDEAEEEISRPNLVGPAYACFSCIADGDANKFIGC; encoded by the exons ATGGACATGGAGGAGGATCCAGCAGGCGGCGAAGACCTCTCTTCCACGGCCGCCAGCGGCCACTCCTGCTCCGGTGACGACGGCGAGGAGAGTGGCTGGACGTCCTACATCGACTACTTCATGGAgacgcagcagcgacgacgacgcaaGCAGGGGGACGTGAGCCGTGCTGCTGCTGGTGATGGTCCATCCACCGACGACGATGCTGGGCGCCGCCGCAGCTCTACGGCGGAGTGCAGTAGTGGCGCTGGAGTGGGAGCCTCGTCGTCATGCCTGGCGCCACCGGTGCTCGTCGACCCGCCAGTAGTGGTGGTGTCGAGAAGGTTGAGCCTCAGGGAGGGCTGGAGGAGGAAGAAGGTCCTGCACGATGAGTCCTTGGAGGATACCGCCACGTCTCCTATCAGTAGCCCTAAG CGGAAGAACAGTACAGGCGGTGATGTAAACAACGGGGCAAACACAAGAACAGACACGGCGGCGGTCAAGGAAGACAGTGCAGCATATAGCAACGACGATGAAGCTGAGGAAGAAATAAGCAGGCCTAATTTGGTCGGCCCGGCCTATGCCTGCTTCTCGTGTATAGCTGATGGCGATGCCAACAAATTCATTGGTTGCTAG
- the LOC103641331 gene encoding vascular-related unknown protein 1 isoform X1: MDMEEDPAGGEDLSSTAASGHSCSGDDGEESGWTSYIDYFMETQQRRRRKQGDVSRAAAGDGPSTDDDAGRRRSSTAECSSGAGVGASSSCLAPPVLVDPPVVVVSRRLSLREGWRRKKVLHDESLEDTATSPISSPKLIELRDPDDATHHQTKTSCCAEISRSKRKNSTGGDVNNGANTRTDTAAVKEDSAAYSNDDEAEEEISRPNLVGPAYACFSCIADGDANKFIGC; encoded by the exons ATGGACATGGAGGAGGATCCAGCAGGCGGCGAAGACCTCTCTTCCACGGCCGCCAGCGGCCACTCCTGCTCCGGTGACGACGGCGAGGAGAGTGGCTGGACGTCCTACATCGACTACTTCATGGAgacgcagcagcgacgacgacgcaaGCAGGGGGACGTGAGCCGTGCTGCTGCTGGTGATGGTCCATCCACCGACGACGATGCTGGGCGCCGCCGCAGCTCTACGGCGGAGTGCAGTAGTGGCGCTGGAGTGGGAGCCTCGTCGTCATGCCTGGCGCCACCGGTGCTCGTCGACCCGCCAGTAGTGGTGGTGTCGAGAAGGTTGAGCCTCAGGGAGGGCTGGAGGAGGAAGAAGGTCCTGCACGATGAGTCCTTGGAGGATACCGCCACGTCTCCTATCAGTAGCCCTAAG TTGATTGAGTTGAGGGATCCCGACGACGCGACCCACCACCAGACGAAAACGAGTTGCTGTGCTGAGATTTCGCGTTCTAAG CGGAAGAACAGTACAGGCGGTGATGTAAACAACGGGGCAAACACAAGAACAGACACGGCGGCGGTCAAGGAAGACAGTGCAGCATATAGCAACGACGATGAAGCTGAGGAAGAAATAAGCAGGCCTAATTTGGTCGGCCCGGCCTATGCCTGCTTCTCGTGTATAGCTGATGGCGATGCCAACAAATTCATTGGTTGCTAG